In Microvenator marinus, one genomic interval encodes:
- a CDS encoding TraR/DksA family transcriptional regulator, with protein sequence MVMPESLLLEFRSSLLELKEELEESLVGLREMSKPIAPDDAIGRLSRVDAMQQQKMAQNQRASAEARLRLVHAALDAMSRDEYGICRVCEDEIDHRRLRARPESMVCVGCQSAQGG encoded by the coding sequence ATGGTAATGCCAGAATCACTTCTACTAGAGTTTCGATCGAGCCTGCTTGAATTGAAAGAAGAACTCGAAGAATCTCTGGTAGGACTGCGAGAAATGTCCAAACCTATCGCGCCCGATGATGCTATAGGAAGACTATCCCGTGTGGATGCGATGCAGCAGCAAAAAATGGCTCAAAACCAACGTGCAAGCGCCGAAGCGCGACTTAGGCTGGTGCATGCGGCACTCGATGCGATGTCTCGGGACGAGTATGGGATTTGTCGAGTTTGCGAAGATGAGATTGATCACAGGCGGTTGCGGGCGCGGCCCGAATCGATGGTATGTGTGGGTTGTCAAAGTGCCCAAGGTGGTTGA
- a CDS encoding fibronectin type III domain-containing protein produces the protein MLFFLVLSVSLGIGCSQGPTWPADAKLEAGELEGSSASLNWPAATGEVAQYKIKHGEEVLGEVKDSTTFKATELKGKTEYVFQVVAENKKGQASKPLEARVLTGDLDAPTWKETDVLQTTVESRGALGAMVRFEWPAATDDTAVTKYRLMRGDEMIIELEETTYEYQSTQVDGDYTVLASDEAGNWSETGPSAKVWANRGLQNILRNEGLIKPKLMLE, from the coding sequence ATGTTGTTTTTCTTAGTTCTATCGGTCTCCCTCGGCATTGGATGCTCTCAGGGGCCAACATGGCCCGCCGATGCCAAGCTTGAGGCAGGCGAGCTCGAAGGGTCGAGCGCGAGCCTGAATTGGCCCGCTGCAACGGGGGAAGTGGCGCAATACAAGATCAAACACGGAGAAGAGGTCCTCGGTGAGGTCAAGGACAGCACAACCTTTAAGGCCACTGAACTAAAAGGAAAGACCGAGTACGTGTTTCAGGTCGTAGCAGAAAACAAGAAGGGGCAGGCCTCCAAACCTTTGGAGGCTCGTGTGCTCACAGGTGACCTCGATGCTCCGACCTGGAAAGAGACCGATGTGTTACAGACCACTGTAGAAAGTCGGGGAGCGCTAGGAGCGATGGTCCGATTTGAATGGCCAGCGGCGACGGATGATACCGCCGTGACGAAATATCGTTTGATGCGCGGCGACGAAATGATTATTGAGTTGGAGGAGACCACGTACGAGTATCAGTCGACCCAAGTGGACGGCGATTATACGGTTTTGGCTTCTGATGAAGCCGGCAACTGGTCAGAAACTGGACCGAGTGCGAAGGTCTGGGCCAACCGTGGCCTTCAGAATATCTTGAGAAATGAGGGGCTGATTAAGCCCAAATTGATGTTGGAATGA
- a CDS encoding LOG family protein: MTPRSLRRKEVYEANELKAVLETEKTLAGWVIRDLDLSSFELKVSVEDAIFLGCTFDLQQKLDLIERGAHVFPKFSEVPYEVYRHKLYSPEELLEGWETGYTHTTDYQIYAHFDRARKSAAGVGIREALAQRIHDHGIDDGIEHLISRVISNGSPGAVGIMGGHGTKRNDPYFEAITRLTFRLATNGFFVTSGGGPGIMEAANLGAYLSTFEDEGIVDFALETLSAAPKFDGGFTDGTPEFLSAVSEYIQLAKNVCNACFGDDPGLRNTYQCTSGKPGESLAIPTWFYGHEPTNLFGTHVAKYFSNSLREDNLLAISTAGVVFAPGSAGTLQEVFMDLAQNHYATFIVRSPMVFLGVDAYSDLFGFIKGFVKRRGMETVYGDLLLLTDDIDETVEFLKANPPR, translated from the coding sequence ATGACTCCCAGATCGCTGCGTCGCAAAGAAGTCTACGAAGCCAATGAACTCAAAGCCGTGCTCGAAACCGAGAAAACATTGGCAGGATGGGTCATCCGGGACTTGGACCTGAGCTCGTTTGAGCTCAAAGTCAGTGTCGAAGACGCGATCTTTCTAGGATGTACCTTTGACCTACAACAGAAGCTCGACCTGATTGAACGCGGAGCGCACGTCTTCCCCAAGTTTTCAGAGGTCCCCTACGAGGTCTACCGACACAAACTCTACTCTCCAGAAGAGCTTCTAGAAGGCTGGGAGACAGGTTACACCCACACCACCGATTACCAAATCTACGCGCATTTTGACCGAGCAAGGAAATCGGCCGCCGGCGTTGGAATCCGTGAGGCGCTAGCTCAACGAATTCACGACCACGGCATCGACGATGGTATCGAGCATCTCATCTCGAGGGTCATTTCAAACGGAAGCCCGGGTGCCGTGGGCATCATGGGGGGACACGGAACCAAGCGTAACGACCCTTACTTTGAGGCGATTACGCGATTGACGTTCCGACTCGCAACCAATGGTTTCTTCGTCACAAGTGGCGGTGGACCGGGCATCATGGAAGCTGCAAACCTGGGCGCCTACCTTTCAACGTTCGAGGACGAGGGAATCGTTGACTTCGCGTTGGAAACCCTTAGTGCTGCCCCAAAGTTTGACGGTGGCTTTACCGACGGAACGCCCGAATTCTTGAGCGCTGTCTCCGAGTACATCCAATTGGCAAAAAATGTGTGCAATGCGTGTTTTGGTGACGATCCTGGACTCAGAAATACCTACCAGTGCACGTCTGGAAAGCCCGGAGAAAGCCTAGCCATTCCCACATGGTTCTACGGACATGAGCCCACCAACCTCTTCGGAACCCACGTCGCAAAGTACTTCTCGAACTCGTTGCGTGAAGACAATTTGCTGGCGATAAGCACTGCCGGCGTGGTCTTCGCGCCTGGTAGCGCCGGAACTCTTCAAGAGGTCTTCATGGACCTCGCCCAAAATCATTATGCCACATTCATTGTGCGCAGTCCGATGGTCTTCTTAGGCGTAGACGCCTACTCCGACCTCTTTGGCTTTATCAAGGGTTTCGTCAAGCGCCGCGGCATGGAAACGGTCTATGGAGACCTTCTTCTACTTACCGACGACATCGACGAGACCGTCGAGTTCCTCAAAGCCAACCCTCCACGCTAA
- a CDS encoding fasciclin domain-containing protein: MEAEANAAAEQAEADAKAAAEEAVKVDVVDTAISAGTFTTLVSALTAAELVEALKGEGPFTVFAPTDEAFAKLPEGTVEELLKAENKDQLVNILKFHVVPARVMAADVTTMEADTLAGTKVNVVVAEDGTVTYQGANVVKTDIDCTNGVIHVIDTVAMPPAEGQAAN, encoded by the coding sequence ATGGAAGCAGAAGCAAATGCTGCTGCTGAGCAAGCAGAAGCTGATGCTAAAGCTGCCGCAGAAGAAGCAGTCAAAGTTGACGTTGTTGACACCGCTATCAGCGCTGGCACCTTCACGACCCTTGTTTCGGCTCTCACCGCAGCTGAGCTCGTCGAAGCTCTCAAAGGCGAAGGCCCATTCACCGTTTTCGCTCCTACCGACGAAGCTTTCGCTAAGCTTCCAGAAGGAACCGTCGAGGAACTCCTCAAGGCAGAAAACAAGGACCAGCTCGTCAACATCCTTAAGTTCCACGTTGTGCCTGCACGCGTCATGGCTGCTGATGTCACGACCATGGAAGCTGACACCCTCGCTGGTACCAAAGTAAACGTTGTCGTCGCTGAAGACGGAACTGTGACCTACCAGGGCGCAAACGTCGTCAAGACCGACATCGACTGCACCAACGGCGTCATCCACGTGATCGACACCGTCGCTATGCCTCCAGCAGAAGGTCAAGCTGCGAACTAA
- a CDS encoding serine/threonine-protein kinase PknK — translation MAVRLGPFDIQSQFATGGMGEIWRGTHIEQALPVAIKVITGANALMPEYQEEFRREVQAVARLNHPNVVQIFDYGTLPEEVKSLPGNLIPGSPYLVMEYASRGSLATQIDPLNWRDIKNILMSVLGGLSHAHACGLVHRDIKPGNVLLGSHHESPPRIILTDFGVAHAKDAHTRTDAMDFTSRSTEEASGTPRYMAPEQFMGKWRDYGPWTDLYAVGIMAYQLVTGELPFKGGTFMMLAMAHINNPMPALKPRIDVPRGFDEWVSRMTAKAPQDRFRSSADAVWALTQLDDSAILFGELSSVMGQDEDEFDDATDMMPTRVDFALPEALRIFTMSKTAQQQRYPDAPALPITWQEAEPPKAQNNLVGAGLGLFGLRTIPVVDRESIRTSLWESFKRVYMDAKPEALVLRGLAGSGKTRLGNWLCEMLAEIGAAHVLQTTHGEINSPTHGLGWMLTSYFRSAGLNAEDMQARVSAELERFGTPDEYEVRALTEIMRSNMEESDRTSKFVQFTSPDQRYVVIRRVLSRLATTRPVVVFMDDAHFSWDSIEFARHVLDAEGENPIFFVLTVRDEALAERPEENEALSALLARPSSSSVSVDPLSRDHIRQLLQNHLGLPQALAHDVSGRSAGSPLFAVQLVEDWVKRGVLVEDNGALVVKHGETATVPRNLAAVWDSRIEFIVQVFARPGQVSDGKMRLGLDPDKVRQALEVAAALGHDVRLKEWEKVCEALDLTIPTGLINELVRLRLAVEQPNGFAFINNQLRDILVQSSADNDRWKSQNMNSAKALMSLYDPDTPGLAQRVGRHFVEGQAYQLAITCLEEAYQRAHGAPEQRDTAEIVDLLEMAYTSMGMSPTDIRWAELWVRRGIPMVYSENEATFNHGISLLERAEELARESAKPKLLANILRAQAWASVYARRLEHGLTLAQEALELSQAKPHHAASCHRTLGHLHYHKGDFESARSEFEQTIALAPESVHAIWAHTQLGDCAIKEGRLEDAHTILDDAIAKAREASVSMAEAHALESLGTLAYLQNDFESAELRFRESLQIRELLSGDSSLRSRSEELIARTLIARGEISTARPILERLHQRVLAGARSPFTHPADALAAVATAQSDEALFAQTIDAAFQFDRTPDHIELDMLRRLYEFSIQNYLEPNLVDRKFEQLAEIFDLPEEFKTQISELTQTIPSAPPMSESSEILPEVQTLGHIEDSEPDDFEPVQMVNSDALNALAQSSSHFEAFDPDAWSEIPDYESEASEASEVSEVEEEERP, via the coding sequence ATGGCGGTGCGACTCGGTCCTTTTGATATCCAATCCCAGTTTGCCACGGGCGGCATGGGAGAAATTTGGCGCGGCACTCATATTGAGCAGGCGCTTCCCGTGGCCATCAAGGTCATCACAGGCGCAAACGCCTTGATGCCTGAATATCAGGAGGAATTTCGGCGCGAAGTACAAGCCGTTGCACGCCTCAACCACCCCAACGTGGTGCAGATTTTCGACTACGGCACCCTGCCAGAAGAGGTCAAGTCACTCCCCGGAAACCTGATTCCCGGAAGCCCTTACCTCGTTATGGAGTACGCAAGCCGGGGCTCTTTGGCCACGCAGATCGACCCGCTAAACTGGCGCGATATCAAGAACATCTTGATGTCTGTGCTCGGCGGGCTTTCACACGCCCACGCATGCGGACTCGTCCACCGCGATATCAAGCCCGGAAACGTGCTTCTCGGCTCTCACCACGAGTCCCCCCCGCGCATCATCCTGACCGATTTCGGCGTCGCTCACGCAAAAGATGCCCATACCCGCACCGACGCTATGGACTTCACGTCCCGAAGCACCGAAGAAGCTTCCGGCACCCCTCGGTACATGGCTCCCGAGCAGTTCATGGGAAAATGGCGCGATTACGGCCCGTGGACCGACCTCTACGCCGTGGGAATCATGGCGTACCAGCTGGTCACGGGTGAGCTGCCTTTCAAGGGCGGCACGTTCATGATGCTCGCCATGGCGCATATCAACAATCCGATGCCGGCCCTCAAGCCTCGAATTGATGTTCCAAGAGGATTTGACGAGTGGGTCTCGAGAATGACCGCTAAGGCCCCGCAAGACCGCTTTCGCTCGAGCGCTGACGCCGTTTGGGCGCTCACACAGCTCGATGACTCGGCGATCCTCTTCGGAGAACTAAGCTCGGTTATGGGCCAAGACGAAGATGAGTTTGACGACGCCACGGACATGATGCCTACGCGCGTAGACTTCGCACTCCCGGAGGCGCTTCGAATCTTTACGATGAGCAAAACCGCTCAGCAACAACGCTATCCGGACGCACCCGCCCTCCCGATTACGTGGCAAGAGGCCGAGCCTCCAAAAGCTCAGAATAATCTTGTCGGCGCTGGTCTCGGACTCTTTGGACTTCGTACCATCCCGGTAGTCGATCGCGAATCGATTCGCACCTCACTCTGGGAGTCGTTCAAGCGAGTCTACATGGACGCGAAGCCCGAGGCCCTGGTACTTCGTGGCCTCGCTGGGTCCGGAAAAACACGCCTAGGAAATTGGCTTTGCGAAATGCTGGCCGAGATCGGCGCAGCCCACGTCCTTCAGACTACGCATGGCGAGATCAACTCTCCCACTCATGGACTCGGCTGGATGTTGACCAGCTATTTTCGGTCTGCTGGCCTCAACGCCGAAGATATGCAGGCACGCGTGAGCGCGGAGCTCGAGCGATTCGGAACACCTGACGAGTACGAAGTACGCGCACTTACCGAAATCATGCGCTCAAATATGGAGGAATCTGACCGAACCTCGAAATTCGTTCAGTTTACCTCACCCGACCAACGCTACGTGGTGATCCGGCGCGTGCTTTCCAGGCTCGCGACCACTCGACCCGTTGTGGTCTTTATGGATGACGCCCACTTTAGCTGGGACTCGATTGAGTTTGCCCGCCACGTGCTCGATGCAGAGGGGGAAAACCCGATCTTCTTCGTGCTCACAGTACGAGACGAAGCTCTTGCCGAGCGACCAGAGGAAAATGAGGCTCTCTCGGCCCTTCTCGCGCGTCCAAGTTCCTCATCTGTCAGTGTGGACCCTCTGAGCCGCGATCATATCCGCCAACTTCTGCAAAACCACCTTGGCTTACCTCAAGCTCTAGCGCACGACGTCTCTGGACGCTCGGCAGGCTCGCCACTCTTCGCCGTGCAGCTCGTTGAAGACTGGGTTAAACGAGGCGTGCTTGTGGAGGACAACGGAGCGCTCGTGGTCAAACACGGTGAGACCGCTACCGTCCCGAGAAACCTCGCCGCTGTTTGGGATAGCCGCATCGAATTCATCGTTCAGGTGTTTGCGCGTCCGGGTCAGGTCTCGGACGGAAAGATGCGACTCGGCCTCGACCCGGACAAAGTTCGGCAAGCACTCGAGGTCGCGGCAGCGCTCGGCCACGACGTAAGGCTCAAGGAGTGGGAAAAGGTTTGTGAAGCTCTCGACCTCACCATCCCCACCGGACTCATCAATGAGCTCGTCCGGCTAAGGCTCGCCGTTGAGCAGCCCAACGGATTTGCGTTCATCAACAACCAACTTCGCGACATTCTGGTTCAAAGTTCAGCAGACAACGACCGTTGGAAATCCCAGAACATGAACTCTGCGAAGGCACTCATGTCACTCTACGACCCAGACACCCCAGGACTGGCCCAAAGGGTCGGAAGACACTTTGTAGAAGGCCAGGCCTATCAGCTCGCCATCACCTGCCTGGAAGAGGCGTATCAGCGCGCCCACGGAGCTCCTGAACAACGAGATACGGCAGAAATCGTCGACCTACTCGAGATGGCCTACACGTCGATGGGAATGTCCCCAACCGATATTCGGTGGGCCGAACTCTGGGTCAGACGCGGCATCCCGATGGTGTACAGCGAGAACGAGGCAACCTTTAACCACGGTATTAGCTTGCTGGAGCGCGCCGAGGAGCTCGCCCGAGAGAGCGCGAAACCAAAGCTATTGGCCAATATTCTCAGGGCACAGGCATGGGCTTCAGTTTACGCGCGGAGGCTTGAACACGGCCTTACGCTGGCACAAGAAGCTTTGGAGCTTTCACAGGCGAAGCCCCATCACGCGGCCTCGTGCCACAGAACGCTGGGACACCTGCACTATCACAAGGGGGACTTTGAGTCCGCACGCTCAGAATTCGAGCAAACGATCGCGCTTGCGCCTGAGTCGGTCCATGCGATCTGGGCTCACACCCAGCTTGGCGACTGCGCTATCAAGGAAGGCCGGCTCGAAGATGCGCACACGATTCTAGACGACGCCATTGCCAAGGCTCGCGAGGCTTCAGTCTCTATGGCTGAGGCCCACGCACTAGAGTCGCTCGGCACCCTCGCCTATCTTCAGAACGACTTCGAGAGCGCAGAACTCAGGTTTAGAGAGTCATTGCAGATCCGAGAGCTTTTAAGCGGTGATTCTAGCCTTCGGTCGCGCTCCGAGGAACTGATTGCGAGAACACTGATCGCACGTGGAGAAATTTCAACCGCTCGGCCCATTCTAGAGCGACTGCATCAACGTGTGCTGGCCGGGGCGCGCAGCCCGTTCACACATCCCGCAGATGCCTTGGCCGCGGTGGCGACCGCCCAAAGTGATGAAGCGCTCTTTGCACAAACTATCGACGCAGCTTTTCAATTTGACCGAACACCTGATCACATTGAACTCGATATGTTGCGCCGCCTTTATGAATTCTCGATCCAAAATTATCTGGAACCAAATCTAGTCGATCGAAAGTTCGAGCAACTCGCTGAAATCTTTGACTTACCTGAAGAGTTTAAGACACAAATTTCAGAGCTCACTCAGACGATTCCCAGCGCCCCTCCAATGTCCGAAAGTAGCGAAATTCTGCCTGAAGTTCAGACACTTGGACACATCGAGGACTCGGAACCCGACGATTTTGAACCTGTGCAAATGGTAAATTCGGATGCACTTAATGCACTCGCACAATCATCCTCTCATTTCGAAGCTTTCGACCCAGATGCGTGGTCGGAAATTCCGGACTACGAGAGCGAGGCGAGTGAGGCCAGTGAAGTCAGCGAAGTCGAGGAAGAGGAGCGACCTTGA
- the map gene encoding type I methionyl aminopeptidase, producing the protein MNDKIGRNDPCWCGSGKKYKKCHLSTDLSASGPVVPDTRIQPGKVSPIRPVPDHIPRPDYVLNNGRPKGKREWCTKTTEDQIQRMRAACEAARETLDYIIDHVEEGITTDELDRLAHEKMISLGGYPSTLGYQGYMKSICTSINEVICHGIPDSRPLRNGEIVNIDCTIFLDGMHGDNSETVFVGQVSQSAHRLVQTTWECMMRGIEEVAPGKPFNAIGKAIETHAHAHGYSVVKDFTAHGIGEMFHMEPQLLHYYSPRQNEIMKEGMTFTVEPMINEGSWRCVIWPDDWTAVTSDLKLSAQFEHTVMVTSSGFEILTASPRAPRFLHDKR; encoded by the coding sequence ATGAACGATAAAATCGGCCGCAATGACCCATGTTGGTGCGGAAGCGGCAAGAAATACAAGAAATGCCATCTCTCAACGGATCTATCAGCGTCCGGTCCCGTGGTACCAGATACCCGTATTCAGCCGGGAAAAGTCTCCCCGATACGACCGGTCCCTGACCACATTCCGCGCCCAGACTATGTGCTGAACAACGGACGACCGAAGGGCAAGCGCGAGTGGTGCACAAAGACTACCGAGGACCAGATCCAGCGCATGAGAGCAGCGTGCGAGGCCGCTCGAGAAACGCTTGATTATATCATCGACCATGTCGAGGAAGGCATCACGACCGATGAGCTCGATAGACTGGCGCACGAGAAGATGATCTCGCTTGGCGGCTACCCGAGTACGCTCGGCTACCAGGGATACATGAAGAGCATTTGCACCTCGATCAACGAGGTGATTTGCCACGGCATCCCGGATTCTCGCCCCTTAAGAAACGGCGAAATCGTCAATATCGACTGCACGATTTTTCTGGACGGCATGCACGGAGACAATTCCGAGACCGTTTTCGTCGGTCAGGTCTCTCAGTCGGCGCACCGTCTGGTTCAGACCACGTGGGAGTGCATGATGCGTGGCATCGAGGAGGTTGCCCCAGGTAAGCCATTCAACGCCATCGGCAAGGCAATCGAGACTCACGCACACGCGCATGGATATAGCGTGGTCAAGGATTTCACAGCTCACGGCATCGGCGAGATGTTCCATATGGAACCCCAACTCTTGCACTATTATTCGCCGCGCCAGAACGAGATCATGAAAGAAGGCATGACGTTCACCGTGGAACCCATGATCAACGAAGGTTCATGGCGATGCGTTATTTGGCCCGACGACTGGACTGCGGTGACCTCGGACCTCAAACTCAGCGCGCAGTTCGAACACACTGTGATGGTGACTTCATCCGGTTTTGAAATTCTTACCGCAAGCCCCCGCGCGCCCCGATTTCTACACGATAAGCGCTGA
- a CDS encoding exodeoxyribonuclease III, with protein MAKTIQIYSWNVNGIRSAHQKGFLEWLHARPRPSIVGLQETRAEREQLSEDLESPDGWLSHFVSAQKKGYSGVGVYTSAKPNDVVTSLGRPEFDDEGRAILTRFGELDIWNVYFPNGSGKNRDLSRIPYKLDFYAHLLESLKPQIDSGGRVLVMGDFNTALSEIDLARPKGNEKTSGFRPEEREALQLWLDAGFVDTFRHQHPDAEGHYTWWSQRKGVRERNVGWRIDYILASPAAHAYVESAQIHADVMGSDHCPISVSVKPEIAGDFNWSF; from the coding sequence ATGGCAAAAACGATTCAAATCTACTCGTGGAATGTCAATGGCATTCGTTCCGCGCACCAGAAAGGCTTTTTGGAGTGGCTTCATGCACGGCCACGTCCCAGCATTGTCGGGCTGCAGGAAACGCGCGCCGAACGCGAACAACTCTCAGAAGATCTGGAGAGTCCAGATGGCTGGCTGAGTCATTTTGTTTCCGCCCAAAAGAAGGGATATAGCGGGGTTGGCGTCTATACCAGCGCCAAGCCCAATGACGTGGTGACGAGCCTTGGGCGCCCTGAATTTGACGACGAGGGGAGAGCGATTCTGACGCGATTTGGTGAGCTGGATATCTGGAATGTTTATTTCCCAAACGGTAGTGGAAAGAACCGCGATTTGAGTCGAATTCCGTATAAGTTGGATTTCTACGCGCACCTGCTCGAAAGCCTGAAACCCCAGATAGACTCAGGCGGAAGGGTGCTGGTGATGGGCGACTTCAACACCGCGCTTTCCGAGATTGATTTGGCCAGACCAAAGGGAAATGAGAAGACGAGTGGCTTTAGGCCTGAAGAGCGTGAGGCGTTGCAGCTCTGGTTGGATGCTGGGTTCGTGGACACATTCCGCCACCAGCACCCCGATGCCGAAGGGCACTACACATGGTGGAGCCAGCGAAAGGGTGTTCGCGAGCGAAACGTGGGTTGGCGAATCGACTATATTTTGGCTTCGCCAGCGGCCCATGCCTACGTGGAGTCAGCGCAAATCCATGCCGATGTCATGGGCTCCGACCATTGCCCAATTTCGGTCAGCGTGAAGCCTGAGATTGCCGGCGACTTCAACTGGTCATTCTAG
- a CDS encoding alpha/beta hydrolase produces the protein MTPRARRELNSLFIERDIKYGSMPDHTLDIYHPVKPPKGIVVYVHGGGFRILSKDTHWIMGLGFARRGYRVYNLNYRLAPKHPYPSALEDLALGLEWIRARDSKLGKLPLVFAGESAGANLVSATTLAACKRFSEPFAEEIFELGVRPDAVLANCGVLQVSDWPRFARRKNISKFVEERLKEVSLAYLPDDRPGTLADPLLILEQERAWERPLPPFFSSVGTKDPLLDDTRRLDRALRDLGVYSDSRIYPGEVHAFHAFIWREQALRCWTDQFAFLDRALHLE, from the coding sequence ATGACCCCGAGAGCACGGCGAGAGCTTAACTCACTTTTCATCGAAAGGGACATTAAATACGGCTCTATGCCCGACCACACGCTGGATATCTACCATCCGGTCAAACCGCCCAAGGGTATTGTAGTCTACGTGCATGGTGGCGGTTTTCGAATCTTGTCCAAAGACACCCATTGGATCATGGGTTTGGGCTTCGCCCGCCGTGGTTATCGGGTCTACAACTTAAACTACCGACTCGCCCCCAAACACCCCTATCCTTCGGCGCTTGAAGACCTTGCGTTGGGGCTTGAGTGGATCCGAGCGCGCGACTCCAAACTCGGCAAACTTCCGCTGGTATTCGCGGGTGAATCAGCCGGGGCAAATCTGGTCAGCGCAACCACGCTCGCTGCGTGCAAACGGTTTTCCGAACCCTTTGCCGAAGAGATCTTTGAGCTCGGCGTTAGACCCGACGCTGTCCTAGCAAATTGTGGAGTGTTGCAGGTTTCAGACTGGCCGAGATTTGCACGCCGAAAGAATATATCGAAGTTTGTGGAAGAGAGACTCAAAGAGGTCAGCCTGGCCTACTTGCCCGACGACCGTCCAGGCACACTTGCAGACCCCTTGCTCATACTCGAGCAGGAGCGCGCGTGGGAACGGCCGCTGCCTCCTTTCTTCTCGAGCGTTGGAACCAAGGACCCACTCCTTGATGATACACGCCGGCTTGACCGAGCCTTGAGGGACCTCGGTGTCTACTCGGATTCACGCATCTACCCCGGAGAGGTCCACGCCTTTCACGCATTTATCTGGCGCGAGCAAGCCCTTCGGTGTTGGACGGACCAGTTTGCGTTTTTGGACCGAGCGCTTCACCTAGAATGA
- a CDS encoding response regulator: MHDSIEEHLKTYFNLVEHLGFRAELRVSGDLVIEGPDEATREVLRSLGEDLLRGWKLRQRNTYLESELKTLDKAERELRLKETGLRRLLDLSPFFILVESADEALQYINQSMENLLGRDFEDVFGQRIEEIASEFSFFKECRESVLKSPRTLELEVELKRTESVWLRCVVFPELGADGSLARIICIASDVTLRRKSEEALRKSLSDYRELFHRSGDVVLLVDPEDGQILDINDGAQALLGEARSEVVGSTFRELTERVSTHVFGLSEAHWKAALKPGSSFEWPLRDHAGELRWVQVVMEGLEIAGKTRLLALGRDITDLKRDSEKWVEIETSHEFLLDQNVVHEFSNLLSVILNGVELLSLASDNELREKLATVREASHRAASLTRVLVEKQSEGTRGVVLIAEDEPGVLSAVRRMLGRAGYRVLAARHGDEALEVAQLHKGTIDLLLTDVVMPGVAGPRLAEEIVEIRPDVAVLYMSAYTDLVSDFSKSLGPETLLLAKPFGAEELIRAVELTIKNRVNARNEEKR, encoded by the coding sequence GTGCACGATTCAATTGAAGAGCATCTTAAAACGTATTTTAACCTCGTTGAACATTTGGGGTTCCGGGCAGAGTTGCGTGTCTCTGGTGATCTGGTCATCGAAGGGCCGGACGAGGCCACGCGAGAGGTGCTTCGCAGTCTTGGGGAGGATCTGCTTCGAGGTTGGAAGCTTCGTCAGCGAAACACTTACCTCGAATCGGAGCTGAAGACGCTCGACAAGGCCGAGCGCGAGCTCAGGCTAAAAGAGACAGGCTTGCGTCGTCTTTTGGATTTGTCGCCGTTTTTCATTTTGGTGGAATCCGCCGACGAAGCCCTCCAGTACATCAACCAGAGTATGGAAAATTTGCTGGGGCGCGATTTTGAGGACGTGTTTGGACAGCGCATCGAGGAGATTGCGTCCGAGTTTTCGTTCTTCAAAGAGTGCAGAGAGTCGGTGTTGAAGTCTCCAAGGACGCTTGAGCTCGAGGTTGAACTCAAGAGAACCGAATCGGTATGGTTGCGTTGCGTGGTGTTTCCCGAACTAGGCGCAGACGGAAGCCTTGCCCGTATCATTTGCATTGCGTCCGACGTGACATTGCGCCGCAAAAGCGAAGAGGCGCTGCGTAAGTCATTGAGCGATTATCGCGAACTCTTTCACCGATCTGGCGACGTCGTGCTCTTGGTTGACCCGGAGGACGGCCAGATTCTAGATATTAACGACGGTGCGCAGGCGCTCCTTGGAGAAGCTCGAAGTGAAGTCGTGGGGAGCACGTTTCGCGAGCTCACCGAGCGAGTTTCCACACATGTGTTCGGACTGAGTGAGGCGCATTGGAAGGCCGCGCTCAAGCCTGGTTCGTCGTTCGAGTGGCCGCTGCGAGATCATGCCGGTGAGCTGCGTTGGGTTCAGGTTGTAATGGAAGGGCTTGAGATTGCGGGGAAGACTAGGCTTCTGGCGCTTGGCCGCGATATCACAGACCTGAAGCGTGATTCGGAAAAATGGGTGGAGATCGAAACCTCGCACGAGTTCCTCCTGGACCAGAACGTGGTGCACGAGTTTTCCAATCTTCTGAGCGTGATTCTGAACGGGGTGGAGCTCCTGAGCTTGGCCTCCGACAACGAATTGCGCGAAAAACTCGCGACGGTGCGAGAGGCGTCCCATCGTGCGGCTTCGCTGACTCGTGTTCTCGTGGAAAAACAATCCGAAGGCACGCGGGGAGTGGTCCTGATTGCCGAAGACGAGCCGGGAGTGCTTTCTGCCGTGCGCCGCATGCTTGGGCGCGCTGGGTATCGCGTGCTTGCAGCTCGCCACGGTGACGAGGCGCTCGAAGTTGCCCAACTTCATAAAGGGACCATCGACCTCCTTCTCACAGACGTGGTGATGCCAGGAGTGGCTGGGCCGCGCCTGGCTGAGGAGATTGTTGAAATTCGTCCGGACGTGGCAGTGTTGTACATGTCAGCCTACACCGACTTGGTGTCGGATTTTTCGAAGTCGCTTGGTCCCGAAACGCTACTTTTGGCCAAGCCTTTTGGTGCCGAAGAATTGATTAGAGCTGTTGAATTGACCATTAAGAACCGGGTGAATGCCCGAAATGAGGAGAAGAGATGA